From Pan paniscus chromosome 9, NHGRI_mPanPan1-v2.0_pri, whole genome shotgun sequence, the proteins below share one genomic window:
- the MTMR2 gene encoding myotubularin-related protein 2 isoform X1 — protein sequence MEKSSSCESLGSQPAAARPPSVDSLSSASTSHSENSVHTKSASVVSSDSISTSADNFSPDLRVLRESNKLAEMEEPPLLPGENIKDMAKDVTYICPFTGAVRGTLTVTNYRLYFKSMERDPPFVLDASLGVINRVEKIGGASSRGENSYGLETVCKDIRNLRFAHKPEGRTRRSIFENLMKYAFPVSNNLPLFAFEYKEVFPENGWKLYDPLLEYRRQGIPNESWRITKINERYELCDTYPALLVVPANIPDEELKRVASFRSRGRIPVLSWIHPESQATITRCSQPMVGVSGKRSKEDEKYLQAIMDSNAQSHKIFIFDARPSVNAVANKAKGGGYESEDAYQNAELVFLDIHNIHVMRESLRKLKEIVYPNIEETHWLSNLESTHWLEHIKLILAGALRIADKVESGKTSVVVHCSDGWDRTAQLTSLAMLMLDGYYRTIRGFEVLVEKEWLSFGHRFQLRVGHGDKNHADADRSPVFLQFIDCVWQMTRQFPTAFEFNEYFLITILDHLYSCLFGTFLCNSEQQRGKENLPKRTVSLWSYINSQLEDFTNPLYGSYSNHVLYPVASMRHLELWVGYYIRWNPRMKPQEPIHNRYKELLAKRAELQKKVEELQREISNRSTSSSERASSPAQCVTPVQTVV from the exons GTCCTGAGGGAGTCTAACAAGTTAGCAGAAATGGAAGAACCACCCTTGCTTCcaggagaaaatattaaagacatGG CCAAAGATGTAACTTATATATGTCCATTCACTGGTGCTGTACGAGGAACTCTGACTGTCACGAATTATAGGTTATATTTCAAAAGCATGGAACGG gaTCCCCCATTTGTTTTAGATGCTTCCCTTGGTGTGATAAATAGAGTAGAAAAAATTGGTGGTGCTTCTAGTCGAGGTGAAAATTCTTATGGACTAGAAACTGTGTGTAAG GATATTAGGAATTTACGATTTGCTCATAAACCTGAGGGGCGGACAAGAAGATCCATATTTGAGAATCTAATGAAATATGCATTTCCTGTCTCTAATAACCTG cCTCTTTTTGCTTTTGAATACAAAGAAGTATTCCCTGAAAATGGGTGGAAGCTATATGACCCTCTTTTAGAGTATAGAAGGCAG GGAATTCCAAATGAAAGCTGGAGAATAACAAAGATAAATGAACGATATGAACTTTGTGATACATACCCTGCCCTCCTGGTTGTGCCAGCAAATATTCCTGATGAAGAATTAAAGAGAGTGGCATCCTTCAGATCAAGAGGCCGTATCCCA GTTTTATCATGGATTCATCCTGAAAGTCAAGCCACAATCACTCGGTGTAGCCAGCCCATGGTTGGAGTGAGTGGAAAGCGAAGCAAAGAAGATGAAAAATACCTTCAAGCTATCATGGATTCCAATGCCCAGTCTCACAAAATCTTTATATTTGATGCCCGGCCAAGTGTTAATGCTGTTGCCAACAAG GCAAAGGGTGGAGGTTATGAAAGTGAAGATGCCTATCAAAATGCTGAACTAGTTTTCCTGGATATCCACAATATTCATGTTATGAGAGAATCATTACGAAAACTTAAGGAGATTGTGTACCCCAACATTGAGGAAACTCACTGGTTGTCTAACTTGGAATCTACTCATTGGCTAGAACATATTAAG CTTATTCTTGCAGGGGCTCTTAGGATTGCTGACAAGGTAGAGTCAGGGAAGACGTCTGTGGTAGTGCATTGCAGTGATGGTTGGGATCGCACAGCTCAGCTCACTTCCCTTGCCATGCTCATGTTGGATGGATACTATCGAACCATCCGAGGATTTGAAGTCCTTGTGGAGAAAGAATGGCTAAGTTTTGGACATCGATTTCAACTA AGAGTTGGCCATGGAGATAAGAACCATGCAGATGCAGACAGATCGCCTGTTTTTCTTCAATTTATTGACTGTGTCTGGCAGATGACAAGACAG TTTCCTACCGCATTtgaattcaatgaatattttctcattaCCATTTTGGACCACCTATACAGCTGCTTATTCGGAACATTCCTCTGTAATAGTGAAcaacagagaggaaaagag AATCTTCCTAAAAGGACTGTGTCACTGTGGTCTTACATAAACAGCCAGCTGGAAGACTTCACTAATCCTCTCTATGGGAGCTATTCCAATCATGTCCTTTATCCAGTAGCCAGCATGCGCCACCTAGAGCTCTGGGTGGGATATTACATAAGGTGGAATCCACGGATGAAACCACAG GAACCTATTCACAACAGATACAAAGAACTTCTTGCTAAACGAGCAGAGCTTCAGAAAAAAGTAGAGGAACTACAGAGAGAGATTTCTAACCGATCAACCTCATCCTCAGAGAGAGCCAGCTCTCCTGCACAGTGTGTCACTCCTGTCCAAACTGTTGTATAA
- the MTMR2 gene encoding myotubularin-related protein 2 isoform X2 → MRVLRESNKLAEMEEPPLLPGENIKDMAKDVTYICPFTGAVRGTLTVTNYRLYFKSMERDPPFVLDASLGVINRVEKIGGASSRGENSYGLETVCKDIRNLRFAHKPEGRTRRSIFENLMKYAFPVSNNLPLFAFEYKEVFPENGWKLYDPLLEYRRQGIPNESWRITKINERYELCDTYPALLVVPANIPDEELKRVASFRSRGRIPVLSWIHPESQATITRCSQPMVGVSGKRSKEDEKYLQAIMDSNAQSHKIFIFDARPSVNAVANKAKGGGYESEDAYQNAELVFLDIHNIHVMRESLRKLKEIVYPNIEETHWLSNLESTHWLEHIKLILAGALRIADKVESGKTSVVVHCSDGWDRTAQLTSLAMLMLDGYYRTIRGFEVLVEKEWLSFGHRFQLRVGHGDKNHADADRSPVFLQFIDCVWQMTRQFPTAFEFNEYFLITILDHLYSCLFGTFLCNSEQQRGKENLPKRTVSLWSYINSQLEDFTNPLYGSYSNHVLYPVASMRHLELWVGYYIRWNPRMKPQEPIHNRYKELLAKRAELQKKVEELQREISNRSTSSSERASSPAQCVTPVQTVV, encoded by the exons GTCCTGAGGGAGTCTAACAAGTTAGCAGAAATGGAAGAACCACCCTTGCTTCcaggagaaaatattaaagacatGG CCAAAGATGTAACTTATATATGTCCATTCACTGGTGCTGTACGAGGAACTCTGACTGTCACGAATTATAGGTTATATTTCAAAAGCATGGAACGG gaTCCCCCATTTGTTTTAGATGCTTCCCTTGGTGTGATAAATAGAGTAGAAAAAATTGGTGGTGCTTCTAGTCGAGGTGAAAATTCTTATGGACTAGAAACTGTGTGTAAG GATATTAGGAATTTACGATTTGCTCATAAACCTGAGGGGCGGACAAGAAGATCCATATTTGAGAATCTAATGAAATATGCATTTCCTGTCTCTAATAACCTG cCTCTTTTTGCTTTTGAATACAAAGAAGTATTCCCTGAAAATGGGTGGAAGCTATATGACCCTCTTTTAGAGTATAGAAGGCAG GGAATTCCAAATGAAAGCTGGAGAATAACAAAGATAAATGAACGATATGAACTTTGTGATACATACCCTGCCCTCCTGGTTGTGCCAGCAAATATTCCTGATGAAGAATTAAAGAGAGTGGCATCCTTCAGATCAAGAGGCCGTATCCCA GTTTTATCATGGATTCATCCTGAAAGTCAAGCCACAATCACTCGGTGTAGCCAGCCCATGGTTGGAGTGAGTGGAAAGCGAAGCAAAGAAGATGAAAAATACCTTCAAGCTATCATGGATTCCAATGCCCAGTCTCACAAAATCTTTATATTTGATGCCCGGCCAAGTGTTAATGCTGTTGCCAACAAG GCAAAGGGTGGAGGTTATGAAAGTGAAGATGCCTATCAAAATGCTGAACTAGTTTTCCTGGATATCCACAATATTCATGTTATGAGAGAATCATTACGAAAACTTAAGGAGATTGTGTACCCCAACATTGAGGAAACTCACTGGTTGTCTAACTTGGAATCTACTCATTGGCTAGAACATATTAAG CTTATTCTTGCAGGGGCTCTTAGGATTGCTGACAAGGTAGAGTCAGGGAAGACGTCTGTGGTAGTGCATTGCAGTGATGGTTGGGATCGCACAGCTCAGCTCACTTCCCTTGCCATGCTCATGTTGGATGGATACTATCGAACCATCCGAGGATTTGAAGTCCTTGTGGAGAAAGAATGGCTAAGTTTTGGACATCGATTTCAACTA AGAGTTGGCCATGGAGATAAGAACCATGCAGATGCAGACAGATCGCCTGTTTTTCTTCAATTTATTGACTGTGTCTGGCAGATGACAAGACAG TTTCCTACCGCATTtgaattcaatgaatattttctcattaCCATTTTGGACCACCTATACAGCTGCTTATTCGGAACATTCCTCTGTAATAGTGAAcaacagagaggaaaagag AATCTTCCTAAAAGGACTGTGTCACTGTGGTCTTACATAAACAGCCAGCTGGAAGACTTCACTAATCCTCTCTATGGGAGCTATTCCAATCATGTCCTTTATCCAGTAGCCAGCATGCGCCACCTAGAGCTCTGGGTGGGATATTACATAAGGTGGAATCCACGGATGAAACCACAG GAACCTATTCACAACAGATACAAAGAACTTCTTGCTAAACGAGCAGAGCTTCAGAAAAAAGTAGAGGAACTACAGAGAGAGATTTCTAACCGATCAACCTCATCCTCAGAGAGAGCCAGCTCTCCTGCACAGTGTGTCACTCCTGTCCAAACTGTTGTATAA